One genomic segment of Salarias fasciatus chromosome 8, fSalaFa1.1, whole genome shotgun sequence includes these proteins:
- the cops3 gene encoding COP9 signalosome complex subunit 3: MASALEQFVNNVRQLSAQGQMTQLCELINKSGELLAKNLSHLDTVLGALDIQEHSLGVLAVLFVKFSMPNIPDFETLFSQVQLFISTCNGEHIRYATDTFAGLCHQLTNALVERKQPLRGVVVLKQAIDKMQMNTNQLTSVHADLCQLCLLAKCFKPALPFLELDMMDICKENGAYDAKHFLCYYYYGGMIYTGLKNFERALYFYEQAITTPAMAVSHIMLEAYKKYILVSLILHGKVQPLPKYTSQIVGRFIKPLSNAYHELAQVYTTNNPAELRSLVNKHSETFTRDNNTGLVKQCLSSLYKKNIQRLTKTFLTLSLQDMASRVQLSGPQEAEKYVLHMIEDGEIYASINQKDGMVCFHDNPEKYNNPAMLHKIDQEMLKCIELDEKLKSMDQEITVNPQFVQKSMGSQEDDVGSKTSSYS; the protein is encoded by the exons ATGGCTTCAGCCTTGGAGCAGTTCGTGAACAACGTGCGGCAGCTCTCCGCTCAAG GCCAGATGACTCAGCTATGCGAGTTGATTAACAAGAGTGGGGAGCTGCTGGCCAAAAATCTGTCCCACCTGGACACGGTGCTGGGGGCCTTGGACATCCAGGAGCACTCCCTGGGCGTGCTCGCTGTGCT ATTTGTGAAGTTCTCCATGCCAAACATCCCTGACTTCGAGACGCTCTTCTCCCAAGTCCAGCTCTTCATCAGCACCTGCAACGGGGAGCACATTAGATATGCAACAGACACTT TTGCTGGTCTCTGCCACCAGTTGACAAATGCCCTCGTAGAGCGGAAACAG CCTTTGAGAGGCGTCGTCGTCCTAAAACAGGCAATAGACAAAATGCAGATGAACACAAACCAACTTACCTCAGTTCATGCAGACCTGTGTCAG CTGTGCTTGTTAGCGAAGTGCTTCAAGCCCGCCCTGCCCTTCTTGGAGCTGGACATGATGGACATCTGTAAGGAAAACGGCGCCTACGACGCAAAGCACTTTTTATGTTACTACTACTACGGTGGCATGATCTACACGGGcctgaaaaactttgaaagagCACTGTATTTTTATGAACAG gcAATAACCACTCCAGCCATGGCGGTGAGCCACATCATGTTGGAAGCCTATAAGAAATACATCCTGGTGTCGCTCATCCTCCACGGGAAAGTGCAGCCGCTGCCCAAATACACCTCACAGATAGTAGGAAGGTTCATCAAG ccgCTGAGCAACGCGTACCACGAGCTGGCTCAGGTTTACACCACCAACAACCCGGCCGAGCTGCGCAGCCTCGTCAACAAACACAGCGAGACGTTCACGAGAGACAACAACACGGGCCTGGTCAAGCAGTGCCTCTCCTCCCTGTACAAGAAGAACATCCAGAGGCTAACGAAG ACCTTCCTGACGCTGTCTTTGCAAGACATGGCGAGTCGAGTTCAGCTTTCAGGCCCCCAGGAAGCAGAGAAATACGTCTTACACATG aTTGAAGACGGAGAGATCTACGCTAGCATTAACCAAAAGGATGGTATGGTCTGCTTCCATGACAACCCCGAGAAATACAACAACCCGGCAATGCTCCACAAAATCGACCAAGAG ATGTTGAAATGTATAGAGCTGGATGAGAAGCTAAAGTCTATGGATCAGGAAATTACAGTAAACCCACAATTTGTGCAGAAG AGTATGGGATCGCAGGAGGATGATGTTGGTAGCAAAACATCAAGTTATTCCTGA
- the usp22 gene encoding ubiquitin carboxyl-terminal hydrolase 22 — MSPAGCPHVSGFKVDNWKQNLRVIYQCFVWSGSAETRKRKAKSCICHMCGAHLNRLHSCLYCVFFACFAKKHIHEHAKSKRHNLAIDLLYGGIYCFMCQDYIYDKEMEQIAKEEQRKAWKMQGIGEKYSTWEPTKRELELLRHNPKRRRITSNCTIGLRGLINLGNTCFMNCIVQALTHTPLLRDFFLSDRHKCEMQSNSCLVCEMSQLFQEFYSGHRSPHIPFRLLHLVWTHARHLAGYEQQDAHEFLIAALDVLHRHCKDDNGKKANNPNHCNCIIDQIFTGGLQSDVTCQVCQGVSTTIDPFWDISLDLPGSSTPFWPLSPGGDGSALNGESHATGATTLTDCLRRFTRPEHLGSSAKIKCSGCHSYQESTKQLTMKKLPIVACFHLKRFEHSAKLRRKITTYVSFPLELDMTPFMASSKESRMNGQYQQTVDPFNNDNKYSLFAVVNHQGTLESGHYTTFIRQHKDQWFKCDDAIITKASIKDVLDSEGYLLFYHKQFLEYE, encoded by the exons ATGAGTCCCGCAGGCTGCCCCCATGTCAGCGGCTTCAAAGTGGACAACTGGAAGCAGAACCTGAGGGTGATCTATCAGTGTTTCGTGTGGAGCGGTTCGGCGGAGACCAGAAAACGCAAG gcCAAGTCATGCATCTGCCACATGTGCGGCGCCCACCTCAACAGACTCCACTCCTGCCTCTACTGCGTCTTCTTCGCCTGCTTTGCCAAAAAACACATCCACGAACACGCCAAGAGCAAAAGGCATAACCTCG CCATCGACCTGCTCTACGGGGGCATTTACTGCTTCATGTGCCAAGACTACATCTATGACAAAGAGATGGAACAGATTGCCAAAGAGGAACAAAGGAAAGCATGGAAAATGCAAG GTATAGGAGAGAAGTACTCAACATGGGAACCCACCaagagggagctggagctgctccgcCACAACCCGAAAAGAAGGAGAATCACCTCCAACTGTACCATTG GCCTGCGTGGTTTGATAAATCTGGGCAACACGTGCTTCATGAACTGCATCGTCCAGGCCTTGACGCACACGCCGCTGCTGCGAGACTTCTTCCTCTCAGACCGACACAAATGCGAGATGCAAAGCAACTCCTGCTTGGTGTGCGAGATGTCGCAGCTATTCCAGGAG TTCTACTCAGGCCACCGCTCGCCTCACATCCCgttccgcctcctccacctggtgTGGACCCACGCCCGGCACCTCGCCGGCTACGAGCAGCAGGACGCCCACGAGTTCCTCATCGCGGCGCTGGACGTCCTGCACAGACACTGCAAAG atGACAACGGGAAGAAAGCCAACAACCCAAACCACTGTAACTGCATCATCGACCAAATCTTCACAGGGGGCCTGCAGTCTGACGTCACCTGCCAAGTGTGCCA GGGAGTTTCAACAACTATAGACCCGTTCTGGGACATCAGCCTGGATCTGCCGGGCTCCTCCACACCGTTCTGGCCCCTCAGCCCCGGGGGCGACGGATCGGCCCTCAATGGAGAGAGTCACGCCACTGGAGCCACGACGCTAACGGACTGCCTGCGCAG ATTCACCAGACCGGAGCACCTTGGCAGCAGTGCAAAGATCAAGTGTAGTGGTTGCCATAGTTACCAGGAGTCCACCAAGCAGCTGACCATGAAGAAGCTGCCGATCGTGGCCTGCTTTCACCTCAAA AGGTTCGAGCATTCCGCCAAACTGCGGCGGAAGATCACCACGTACGTCTCGTTTCCGCTGGAGCTGGACATGACTCCCTTCATGGCCTCAAG TAAAGAAAGTCGGATGAATGGGCAGTACCAGCAGACCGTCGATCCCTTCAACAACGACAACAA GTACAGTTTGTTTGCGGTGGTGAACCACCAGGGGACACTAGAGAGCGGCCATTACACCACCTTCATCAGGCAGCACAAGGACCAGTGGTTCAAGTGTGACGACGCCATCATCACCAAGGCCAGCATCAAGGACGTCCTGGACAGTGAGGG GTATCTCTTGTTTTACCACAAACAGTTCCTGGAGTACGAGTAG